The Argentina anserina chromosome 3, drPotAnse1.1, whole genome shotgun sequence genome includes a region encoding these proteins:
- the LOC126788144 gene encoding magnesium transporter MRS2-11, chloroplastic: MALTPWPHLFHFPLHSSSSSSHLFFYSHSPSSPPPIALRITYVFSPAKLSSSRARCLKSATGQDSFCEPETVSDDEAGDRRGVKTAATPNGGSVSVTTSFGGDTLSLGIREPVYEVEEVKANGTISIRKINRRQLLKSSGLRPRDIRSVDPSLFLTNSMPSLLVREHAILLNLGTLRAIAMQERVLIFDYNRKGGKAFIKALLPRLNPKNTNGGPSMPFELEVVEAALLSRIQRLERRLMDLEPRVQNILAVLPNKLTADILEQLRISKQTLVELGSRAGALRQMLFDLLEDPEEIRRICIMGRNRTLKRGNDDVECSAPSDKQIAEEEEEEIEMLLENYLQRCESCHGQAERLLDSAKEMEDSIAVNLSSRRLEVSRVELLLQVGTFCLAMGALVTGIFGMNLKSYLEEHVFAFWLTTAGIIVGAVVGFYLMYSYLRMRKIL; this comes from the exons ATGGCTCTCACCCCATGGCCCCACCTCTTCCACTTCCCTCTTcactcttcctcctcctcctctcacCTCTTCTTCTACTCCCACTCCCCGTCTTCTCCGCCGCCGATTGCGCTCCGAATCACCTACGTGTTCTCTCCGGCGAAGCTCTCGTCGTCCAGAGCCAGGTGCCTCAAGTCGGCGACCGGGCAGGACAGCTTCTGCGAGCCGGAAACCGTCTCGGACGACGAAGCTGGAGATCGCCGTGGCGTGAAGACCGCGGCCACGCCGAACGGCGGATCGGTGAGCGTTACGACGTCGTTTGGCGGTGACACTCTGTCGCTTGGAATTCGCGAGCCGGTTTACGAG GTGGAAGAAGTGAAAGCTAATGGGACGATATCGATAAGGAAAATCAACAGACGTCAGCTGCTGAAGTCAAGTG GTCTTCGTCCACGTGATATTCGGAGTGTTGATCCTTCATTGTTTCTGACAAATTCGATGCCTTCTTTGCTG GTCCGTGAGCATGCTattctgttgaatttgggCACATTACGTGCAATTGCAATGCAAGAGCGTGTCCTTATATTTGACTATAACCG CAAAGGAGGAAAAGCTTTCATCAAAGCACTACTGCCTCGACTCAACCCCAAAAATACTAACGGAGGACCATCTATGCCATTTGAACTTGAG GTTGTTGAAGCAGCATTGCTCTCAAGAATACAGCGCTTGGAACGAAGATTAATGGATTTAGAACCTCGT GTTCAAAATATTCTAGCTGTTTTACCCAACAAGTTGACTGCTGACATACTGGAGCAACTTCGTATAAGCAAGCAAACCTTG GTTGAATTGGGTTCAAGGGCAGGTGCTCTTAGACAAATGTTGTTTGATCTGTTGGAGGACCCTGAAGAAATACGCCGTATATGTATTATGGGACGAAACCGCACGCTTAAGAGGGGAAATGATGATGTTGAGTGCTCTGCTCCTTCAGATAAGCAGATTGCTGAGG aagaagaggaagaaattGAGATGCTCTTGGAAAATTATCTTCAAAG ATGTGAATCTTGCCATGGCCAGGCTGAAAGGCTTCTTGATTCTGCTAAAGAAATGGAGGATTCTATAGCTGTTAACTTGAG TTCTCGGAGGCTTGAGGTTAGCAGAGTGGAATTGCTCCTTCAGGTTGGGACCTTTTGTCTGGCAATGGGTGCTCTGGTTACAG GTATATTCGGCATGAACTTGAAGTCCTATCTTGAGGAACATGTG TTCGCATTTTGGCTTACAACAGCTGGGATAATTGTTGGTGCTGTTGTGGGATTTTATCTGATGTATTCATATCTCAGGATGCGAAAAATTTTGTAA